The proteins below are encoded in one region of Citrobacter enshiensis:
- the mdtC gene encoding multidrug efflux RND transporter permease subunit MdtC, with protein sequence MKFFALFIYRPVATILIALAITLCGVLGFRLLPVAPLPQVDFPVIMVSASLPGASPETMASSVATPLERALGRIAGITEMTSSSSLGSTRIILEFNFDRDINGAARDVQAAINAAQSLLPSGMPSRPTYRKANPSDAPVMILTLTSDTWTQGELYDFASTQLAQTIAQIDGVGDVDVGGSSLPAVRVGLNPQALFNQGVSLDDVRTAISDANVRKPQGALEDQGRRWQVQTNDELKTAAEYQPLIIHYNNGAAVRLGDVATVSDSVQDVRNAGMTNAKPAILLMIRKLPEANIIQTVDSIRAKIPDLQTLIPASIDLQIAQDRSPTIRASLEEVEQTLIISVALVVLVVFLFLRSGRATLIPAVAVPVSLIGTFAAMYLCGFSLNNLSLMALTIATGFVVDDAIVVLENISRHLEAGMKPLQAALQGTREVGFTVLSMSLSLVAVFLPLLLMGGLPGRLLREFAVTLSVAIGISLLVSLTLTPMMCGWMLKSGKPREQTRKRGFGRLLVALQQGYGNSLKWVLKHTRLVGVVLLGTIALNIWLYISIPKTFFPEQDTGVLMGGIQADQSISFQAMRGKLEDFMKIIRDDPAVNNVTGFTGGSRVNSGMMFITLKSRDERHETAQQIIDRLRVKLAKEPGANLFLMAVQDIRVGGRQANASYQYTLLSDDLAALREWEPKIRKSLSSLSQLADVNSDQQDNGAEMDLIYDRDTLSRLGIDVQAANSLLNNAFGQRQISTIYQPMNQYKVVMEVDPRYTQDISALDKMFVINNDGKAIPLSSFAKWQPANAPLSVNHQGLSAASTIAFNLPTGTSLSQATDAINRAMTQLGVPSTVRGSFAGTAQVFQDTMNAQVILILAAIATVYIVLGMLYESYVHPLTILSTLPSAGVGALLALELFDAPFSLIALIGIMLLIGIVKKNAIMMVDFALEAQRNGNLTPEQAIFQACLLRFRPIMMTTLAALFGALPLVLSSGDGSELRQPLGITIVGGLVMSQLLTLYTTPVVYLFFDRLRLRFSRKNSKTVSA encoded by the coding sequence ATGAAGTTTTTCGCCCTTTTCATTTATCGTCCGGTCGCCACCATTTTGATCGCTCTCGCGATTACCCTGTGCGGCGTGCTGGGCTTCCGGCTGTTGCCGGTCGCGCCGTTGCCGCAGGTAGATTTCCCGGTAATCATGGTAAGCGCCTCGTTGCCGGGCGCTTCACCGGAGACAATGGCCTCTTCGGTCGCCACGCCGCTGGAACGCGCGTTGGGGCGCATTGCCGGCATCACTGAAATGACCTCCAGTAGCTCACTGGGCAGCACGCGCATTATTCTTGAGTTTAATTTCGACCGCGATATCAACGGTGCCGCGCGTGACGTGCAGGCGGCGATCAACGCCGCACAAAGTTTGCTCCCCAGCGGAATGCCCAGCCGCCCGACCTACCGGAAGGCCAATCCGTCTGATGCGCCGGTCATGATCCTGACGCTGACATCGGATACCTGGACTCAGGGCGAGCTGTATGACTTTGCCTCGACGCAGCTTGCCCAGACCATCGCCCAAATCGACGGCGTGGGCGATGTGGACGTCGGCGGCAGTTCGTTACCCGCCGTGCGCGTTGGGCTGAATCCACAGGCGCTGTTTAACCAGGGCGTTTCGCTGGACGATGTGCGTACCGCCATCAGCGATGCCAATGTGCGAAAACCGCAGGGTGCGCTTGAAGACCAGGGCCGTCGCTGGCAGGTTCAGACCAATGATGAACTGAAAACCGCTGCGGAATACCAGCCGCTGATCATTCATTACAACAACGGCGCGGCCGTACGGCTGGGTGATGTCGCCACGGTCAGCGACTCGGTTCAGGATGTGCGTAATGCCGGGATGACCAACGCGAAACCGGCGATATTGTTGATGATCCGCAAACTGCCGGAAGCCAACATCATTCAGACGGTGGACAGTATTCGGGCAAAGATCCCTGACCTGCAAACGCTGATCCCGGCCTCCATCGATCTACAAATTGCCCAGGACCGTTCTCCGACAATTCGGGCCTCGCTGGAAGAGGTAGAACAGACGCTGATCATTTCCGTCGCCCTGGTGGTGCTGGTAGTGTTTTTATTCCTGCGTTCCGGGCGTGCAACCTTGATCCCTGCCGTCGCCGTGCCGGTTTCGCTGATTGGTACTTTCGCCGCCATGTATTTGTGCGGCTTTAGCCTGAATAACCTGTCGCTGATGGCGTTAACTATTGCGACCGGTTTTGTCGTCGATGACGCCATCGTGGTGCTGGAAAACATCTCCCGCCACCTTGAAGCGGGAATGAAACCCTTACAGGCGGCGCTACAGGGAACGCGGGAAGTCGGTTTCACCGTGCTCTCGATGAGTCTTTCGCTGGTGGCGGTATTTCTGCCGTTGCTGCTGATGGGGGGATTGCCCGGCAGGCTGCTGCGCGAATTTGCCGTTACGCTGTCGGTGGCGATAGGGATTTCACTGCTCGTCTCGCTGACCTTAACCCCGATGATGTGCGGCTGGATGCTCAAATCCGGCAAGCCGCGCGAGCAGACGCGCAAGCGGGGTTTTGGACGCCTGCTGGTCGCATTGCAACAAGGTTACGGCAACTCACTGAAATGGGTGTTAAAACATACCCGTTTGGTGGGCGTTGTCCTGCTTGGCACCATCGCGCTGAACATCTGGCTCTATATTTCGATCCCCAAAACCTTCTTCCCTGAGCAGGATACTGGGGTGTTGATGGGCGGCATTCAGGCCGATCAGAGCATTTCGTTCCAGGCGATGCGCGGTAAACTCGAAGACTTTATGAAAATCATCCGTGACGATCCGGCGGTGAATAACGTCACCGGTTTTACCGGCGGTTCGAGAGTCAACAGCGGCATGATGTTTATCACCCTGAAATCTCGCGATGAGCGCCACGAAACCGCTCAGCAGATCATCGACAGGCTGCGGGTCAAACTGGCAAAAGAGCCCGGCGCCAATCTGTTTCTGATGGCGGTGCAGGATATCCGCGTCGGTGGACGTCAGGCCAACGCCAGCTATCAGTACACGCTACTGTCAGATGACCTGGCGGCGCTTCGCGAATGGGAACCCAAAATTCGTAAATCGCTCTCCTCGCTTTCGCAACTGGCCGATGTTAACTCTGACCAGCAGGACAACGGCGCGGAGATGGACCTGATATACGATCGCGACACCCTGTCACGGCTGGGTATCGACGTTCAGGCGGCGAACAGTTTACTGAACAATGCCTTTGGTCAGCGGCAGATTTCGACCATTTATCAGCCGATGAACCAGTACAAAGTGGTGATGGAAGTGGATCCGCGTTATACCCAGGACATCAGCGCGCTGGATAAAATGTTCGTGATTAACAATGACGGGAAAGCCATTCCGCTCTCGAGCTTTGCGAAATGGCAGCCCGCTAACGCGCCGTTGTCGGTAAACCATCAGGGATTATCTGCGGCCTCGACCATCGCCTTTAACCTGCCGACCGGGACGTCGCTCTCACAAGCCACTGACGCAATCAACCGCGCCATGACACAGCTTGGGGTTCCCTCCACGGTTCGCGGCAGTTTTGCCGGTACCGCACAGGTGTTTCAGGACACCATGAACGCCCAGGTGATTCTGATTCTGGCGGCGATCGCCACGGTCTATATTGTGTTGGGGATGTTATATGAAAGCTATGTTCACCCGCTGACCATTCTCTCAACGCTCCCCTCCGCTGGCGTAGGTGCGCTACTGGCGCTGGAGCTTTTTGATGCCCCGTTCAGCCTAATCGCCCTGATAGGGATCATGCTATTAATTGGCATTGTGAAGAAAAACGCCATCATGATGGTCGATTTTGCGCTGGAAGCGCAAAGAAACGGCAATCTGACGCCGGAACAGGCGATATTTCAGGCCTGTTTACTGCGTTTTCGCCCCATCATGATGACCACGCTGGCGGCGTTATTTGGCGCACTGCCGCTGGTGCTATCAAGTGGAGACGGCTCAGAGTTACGCCAGCCGCTGGGGATTACGATTGTGGGAGGGCTGGTCATGAGCCAGCTCCTGACACTCTATACCACCCCGGTGGTGTATCTCTTTTTTGACCGTCTGCGGCTGCGTTTTTCACGTAAAAACAGCAAAACCGTATCGGCATAG